One Deltaproteobacteria bacterium genomic window, ACGCCGATCACGGTGGACGACGTCGCCACGGTGGCGCTCGGACCCGACATGCGCCGCGGCGTCGCGGACCTCGACGGCGAGGGCGAGGTCGTCGGCGGGATCGTCGTGATGCGCTACGGCGGCGACGCGCTGGCGGTGATCGCCGCCGTGAAGGAGCGCCTCGCCGAGCTCGCCGAGACCCTGCCCGAGGGCGTCGAGGTCGTGCCCGTCTACGACCGCTCCGAGCTGATCCTGGCCTCGGTCGACACCCTGCGCCGGGCCCTCGTCGAGGAGCTCCTGATCGTCTCGGCGGTGGTCTTCCTGTTCCTGCTCCACGCGCGCAGCGCGCTGGTGCCGATCCTGACCATCCCGGTCGGCGTCGCGATCTCCTTCGTGGCGATCCGGCAGCAGGGCATGACCGCGAACATCATGTCGCTCGGCGGGATCGCGGTGGCGATCGGGGCGATGGTGGACGCCTCGATCATCCTCGTCGAGAACGCGCACAAGCGGCTCGAGGCCTGGGAGCACGAGCCCGCAGCCAGCCGCCCGCCGCGCCGCGAGGTGATCGTGCGCGCGATGCAGGAGGTGGGGCCGAGCGTCTTCTTCGCGCTGCTCGTGATCACCGTCTCCTTCCTGCCGATCTTCGCGCTCACCGACACCGCCGGGCGGCTCTTCAAGCCGCTCGCCTTCACCAAGACCTATGCGATGGGCTTCGCCGCGGCGCTCTCGGTGACGCTCACGCCGGCGCTCGCGGCGCTCGCGATCCGCGGCCGCATCCGCCGCGAGGACGAGAACCCGCTGAGCCGCGCGATGGTGCACGCCTACGTCCCGGTGGTGCGCTGGGTCGTGCGCCGGCGCGGGCTCGTGGTGGCGGGCGCGGCGCTGCTGGTGGCCGCCACCGTGCCGGTCTTCCTCGCGCTCGGCACCGAGTTCATGCCGCCGCTCAACGAGGGCACGATCCTCTACATGCCGACCGCGCCGCCGGGCATGTCGCTCACCGAGGCCCAGCGCGTGCTCCAGATGCAGGACCGCGAGCTGCGCACCTTCCCCGAGGTCGAGCGCGTCTTCGGCAAGATCGGCCGCGCCGACACGCCGACCGACCCGGCCCCGCTCTCGATGGTCGAGACCGTGGTCACGCTGCGGCCCGAGTCGGAGTGGCGGCCGGGCATGACCTACGAGCGGCTGGTCCAGGAGATGGACGCGAAGCTCCGCTACCCCGGCATGCCCAACACCTGGTGGATGCCGATCCAGACCCGCAACGAGATGCTCGCGACCGGCGTGCGCACGCAGCTCGGGGTCAAGGTCTACGGCCCGGACCTCGCGACGATCGAGGAGGCTTCCATCGCGGTCGAGAAGGCCCTGGCCGGCGTGCCGGGCACGCGCAGCGCCTACGCCGAGCGGCTCACGGGCGGCTTCTACCTCGACGTCGAGCCAGACCGCGACGCGATCGCGCGGGTCGGGCTGCGCGTGCGTGACGTGAACGAGGCCGTCGAGGTGGCGATCGGCGGCACCAACGTCACCTACACGATCGAGGGTCGCGAGCGCTACCCGGTGCAGGTGCGCTACGCGCGCGCCTTCCGCGAGGACCCGGCCGCGCTCGAGCGGGTGCTGGTCGCGACCCCCGGCGGCGCGCAGGTCCCGCTCGGCCAGCTCGCCGGCATCACCGTGCGCACGGGCCCCGACATGGTGCGCAGCGAGGCGGGCCAGCTCGAAGGGCTCGTGCAGGTGAGCGTCGGCGAGCGCCCGATCGTGGACTACGTTGCCGACGCCCGGCGTGCGGTGGCCGAGCAGGTGCAGCTCCCGCCCGGCGTGCGCCTCGAGTGGGCCGGCCAGTTCCGGGCCTG contains:
- a CDS encoding CusA/CzcA family heavy metal efflux RND transporter → MDAPAAPAPRGPIAWLIAACARHPGLTALLVAASAASGIWSLRQIPLDAIPDLSDVQVIVYTEWPGRSAQLVEDQLTYPISSQLLAAPGVRAVRGQSFFGLSFVHAIFDDGTDLYWARSRVLEYMAGVEDRLPDGVTPVIGPDATGVGWVFEYALVDRSGRHDLAALRSLQDWTLRYALASVPGVAEVASLGGWVRQYQVDVDPNRLAALGVTLAEVVEAVQASNEDAGGRVLELAGHEYVVRGRGYLRDAGDLRRAVLRAGEGTPITVDDVATVALGPDMRRGVADLDGEGEVVGGIVVMRYGGDALAVIAAVKERLAELAETLPEGVEVVPVYDRSELILASVDTLRRALVEELLIVSAVVFLFLLHARSALVPILTIPVGVAISFVAIRQQGMTANIMSLGGIAVAIGAMVDASIILVENAHKRLEAWEHEPAASRPPRREVIVRAMQEVGPSVFFALLVITVSFLPIFALTDTAGRLFKPLAFTKTYAMGFAAALSVTLTPALAALAIRGRIRREDENPLSRAMVHAYVPVVRWVVRRRGLVVAGAALLVAATVPVFLALGTEFMPPLNEGTILYMPTAPPGMSLTEAQRVLQMQDRELRTFPEVERVFGKIGRADTPTDPAPLSMVETVVTLRPESEWRPGMTYERLVQEMDAKLRYPGMPNTWWMPIQTRNEMLATGVRTQLGVKVYGPDLATIEEASIAVEKALAGVPGTRSAYAERLTGGFYLDVEPDRDAIARVGLRVRDVNEAVEVAIGGTNVTYTIEGRERYPVQVRYARAFREDPAALERVLVATPGGAQVPLGQLAGITVRTGPDMVRSEAGQLEGLVQVSVGERPIVDYVADARRAVAEQVQLPPGVRLEWAGQFRAWERARDRLYVVVPLTLLLVALLLYGNTGSAVETAMVLLAVPFSLVGAIWLLWALGYNLSIAVWVGLIALAGLDAETGVVMLLYLTLAHRDHEAAGRMRHMADLEESIVEGAARRLRPKAMTVIATMAGLLPLLWSSGTGADVMKRIAAPMVGGLTTSFALELLVYPALFAIWKRRSLPAREATRREPA